The following coding sequences are from one Marinilabiliales bacterium window:
- a CDS encoding nitrate reductase, which produces MKSRREFIRISALGLGGFALAGGAGMALRTALKNGMPEAAGLTPDLTRTPTYCEVCFWRCAGWVYKDSEGKLWKITGNDDDPLCHGRLCPRGTGGVGMYYDEDRLRTPLMRTVENGKQTYREASWEEALDYIARRLKEIAAEHGPECIALFTHGSGGEYFSTLLQAMGSTSVAAPSYSQCRGPREVAFITTYGQGLESPEITDIRDTRCLVLIGSHLGENMHNTQVQEMSDALEKGATIITVDPRFSVVAGKSKYWLPIKPATDLALLLAWTHVIIAEELYDKEYVERHTYGFEQLRAHVRNFTPEWAYGITTIEPVTIRRTAREMAAASPAVIIHPGRHVTWYGDDTQRLRAVAILNALLGSWGRRGGFFMPDRVQVPHYPRPPFPEPARTWREAFPERYPLADLALASGICEASIPGATPECNFKAWIVNGTNLLMTLPDQEQTKEALRSLDLVVVVDTMPAEITGWADVVLPECTYLERYDIIRNSPARNPNIALRAPATEPLHNTKPAYWMAKELAIRMGFGDYFAWESIEEMLDWQFKELGTSLEEMMRTGVKNYPRNFDDLYFADGQDIEFYTNTGKIELWSTSMEAAGFDPLPVYTPHEEPPEGYYRLNYGRAPMHTFARTANNPNLADLMEENDLWVNPVIARMWGLNTGDYVRLRNQDGIDSTFAIRVRVTERIRWDSVYMVHGFGHADRRLKRAYGRGINDTELMSRVHIDPIMGGTGMRGNFVTFILDDKGKEARS; this is translated from the coding sequence ATGAAGAGCAGAAGGGAGTTTATCAGGATATCGGCACTGGGACTTGGTGGCTTTGCACTTGCGGGAGGAGCCGGCATGGCCCTGCGCACCGCCCTTAAAAACGGTATGCCCGAAGCTGCCGGACTCACCCCCGACCTCACCCGTACGCCTACCTACTGCGAAGTATGTTTCTGGAGGTGCGCAGGCTGGGTCTACAAAGACAGTGAAGGAAAACTGTGGAAGATCACCGGCAACGATGATGACCCCTTGTGCCACGGCCGGCTTTGTCCCCGCGGAACCGGGGGAGTCGGAATGTACTATGACGAGGACAGGCTCAGGACACCTCTGATGCGGACCGTGGAGAACGGAAAGCAGACCTACAGGGAAGCCTCATGGGAAGAGGCCCTTGACTATATTGCACGAAGGCTGAAAGAGATAGCAGCTGAGCACGGTCCCGAATGTATCGCACTGTTCACTCACGGATCCGGCGGCGAATATTTCAGCACCCTGCTGCAGGCAATGGGTTCGACCTCTGTTGCAGCGCCCTCATATTCGCAATGCAGGGGGCCCCGCGAAGTGGCCTTCATAACAACTTACGGACAGGGACTTGAATCACCGGAAATAACCGATATCCGCGATACCCGCTGCCTCGTACTGATAGGCTCACACCTGGGAGAGAACATGCATAATACCCAGGTCCAGGAGATGTCCGACGCCCTGGAAAAAGGAGCAACAATCATTACTGTCGACCCCCGCTTCTCGGTGGTCGCCGGCAAATCCAAATACTGGCTGCCAATCAAGCCGGCAACCGACCTTGCTCTTCTTCTTGCATGGACACATGTGATAATTGCAGAGGAGCTATACGACAAGGAGTATGTTGAACGTCACACCTACGGTTTTGAGCAACTCAGGGCCCACGTAAGAAACTTCACACCTGAGTGGGCCTACGGAATAACTACCATCGAGCCCGTTACCATCAGGCGTACCGCACGCGAAATGGCAGCAGCATCACCCGCCGTGATTATCCATCCCGGTCGCCATGTTACCTGGTACGGTGATGACACCCAGAGGCTCAGGGCAGTGGCAATACTGAACGCCCTGCTTGGAAGCTGGGGACGCAGGGGAGGATTCTTTATGCCCGACAGGGTGCAGGTGCCGCATTACCCAAGGCCGCCGTTTCCCGAACCCGCACGCACATGGAGGGAGGCATTCCCCGAAAGGTATCCGCTTGCCGACCTGGCCCTGGCCTCCGGAATCTGTGAAGCGTCAATACCCGGTGCAACACCCGAATGTAATTTCAAGGCATGGATAGTCAATGGCACCAACCTGCTGATGACCCTGCCTGATCAGGAACAGACCAAAGAGGCTCTCCGCAGCCTCGACCTGGTCGTGGTGGTAGATACCATGCCCGCCGAAATAACCGGTTGGGCAGATGTGGTGCTGCCGGAATGCACCTATCTCGAACGGTACGATATAATCAGGAACTCTCCTGCGCGGAATCCCAACATTGCCCTCAGGGCGCCGGCCACCGAGCCGCTGCACAACACCAAACCGGCCTACTGGATGGCCAAAGAGCTCGCCATACGTATGGGGTTCGGCGATTACTTTGCGTGGGAGAGCATTGAGGAGATGCTTGACTGGCAATTCAAAGAGCTCGGCACATCACTGGAAGAGATGATGCGCACAGGTGTAAAGAATTATCCCAGGAACTTCGACGACCTCTACTTTGCCGATGGCCAGGATATCGAATTCTATACAAACACCGGCAAGATCGAGCTCTGGTCCACCTCCATGGAGGCGGCAGGATTCGACCCGCTGCCGGTATATACACCTCACGAGGAGCCTCCTGAAGGTTATTACCGCCTCAACTACGGAAGGGCTCCCATGCACACATTTGCGCGCACCGCCAACAATCCCAACCTGGCCGACCTGATGGAAGAGAACGACCTGTGGGTCAACCCGGTCATTGCCAGGATGTGGGGACTCAACACCGGTGATTACGTCAGGCTACGCAACCAGGACGGCATAGACAGCACCTTCGCCATAAGGGTAAGGGTGACAGAAAGGATCAGGTGGGATTCGGTTTATATGGTGCATGGT
- a CDS encoding ATP-binding cassette domain-containing protein, with protein MIEVRHINKSFDGQQVLNDISVSFEQGKTNLIIGRSGSGKTVLLKCIVGLLEADSGDILYSGQCFTSMTRNEKQKIRQRFGMLFQGAALFDSLNVEENVRFKLDMFTTMTPKEKRERVDFCLRRVNLEGKNRLYPSELSGGMKKRVAIARAIVLNPRYLFCDEPNSGLDPQTAIMIDKLISEITKEFNMTTLVNTHDLNSVMEIGEKVVYIHEGNLWWEGTREEILETDNSKLNDFVFATRIVKQLKKLDDI; from the coding sequence ATGATCGAAGTCCGGCATATCAACAAGTCATTCGACGGCCAGCAAGTGCTCAATGATATCTCTGTCTCCTTCGAGCAGGGAAAGACAAACCTTATCATCGGCAGGAGCGGTTCGGGCAAAACTGTCCTGCTGAAATGCATTGTCGGACTCCTGGAGGCAGACAGCGGCGACATCTTATACAGCGGCCAGTGCTTCACCTCAATGACCCGCAATGAGAAACAGAAGATCAGGCAGCGGTTCGGGATGCTTTTCCAGGGGGCTGCACTTTTTGATTCACTTAACGTGGAAGAGAACGTCCGCTTCAAGCTTGATATGTTCACCACCATGACCCCAAAGGAGAAGAGAGAAAGGGTGGATTTCTGCCTCCGCAGGGTTAACCTCGAAGGCAAAAACCGGCTTTACCCCTCCGAGCTCAGCGGCGGTATGAAGAAACGTGTTGCCATCGCCCGTGCCATCGTGTTGAACCCCCGGTATCTCTTTTGTGATGAGCCTAATAGCGGACTCGATCCGCAGACTGCCATCATGATCGACAAGCTTATCAGCGAAATTACCAAAGAATTCAACATGACCACCCTGGTAAACACCCACGACCTCAATTCGGTGATGGAAATAGGCGAAAAGGTGGTCTATATTCATGAAGGCAACCTCTGGTGGGAAGGCACAAGGGAGGAGATACTGGAAACAGATAATTCCAAACTGAACGATTTTGTCTTTGCCACCAGGATTGTCAAACAGCTGAAGAAGCTTGACGACATCTGA
- a CDS encoding ABC transporter permease, whose amino-acid sequence MNLLEHIGKYTLLVKRSFSRPESHKVYYRRLVAEMELLGINSTGIVAIISFFMGAVITIQTAYNTESPLFPSYLIGLAARDAIILEFSSTIVALILAGKVGSNIASEIGTMRVTEQIDALEIMGVNSAAYLILPKIIALMILAPFLSMLSMVVGIFGGWIAGTAAGVVTTPDYIYGIQYVFIPYYITYSLIKSVVFAFIITTVSSYHGYYTRGGALEVGRSSTLAVVHSSVVILLFNLILTQLLLS is encoded by the coding sequence ATGAACCTCCTGGAGCACATCGGGAAGTACACCCTTCTGGTCAAAAGGTCTTTCAGCCGGCCTGAAAGCCATAAAGTATACTACAGGCGGCTGGTTGCCGAAATGGAACTGCTGGGCATCAACTCCACTGGTATTGTAGCGATCATCTCCTTTTTCATGGGGGCGGTCATAACAATACAAACAGCTTACAATACGGAGAGCCCGCTCTTTCCCTCCTACCTGATCGGACTGGCGGCCAGGGATGCAATCATCCTGGAGTTTTCAAGCACAATAGTTGCACTTATCCTGGCAGGGAAGGTGGGATCCAACATCGCCAGCGAGATCGGCACCATGAGGGTTACCGAACAGATCGATGCACTCGAGATAATGGGGGTCAACTCAGCTGCATATCTCATCCTTCCCAAGATAATCGCACTTATGATCCTGGCTCCGTTCCTGTCAATGCTCAGTATGGTCGTGGGCATTTTCGGAGGCTGGATAGCAGGCACCGCAGCCGGTGTCGTCACCACTCCCGATTACATATATGGAATTCAGTACGTTTTTATCCCCTACTATATAACCTATTCGCTAATCAAGTCGGTCGTGTTCGCATTCATAATCACCACCGTTTCCTCCTACCACGGCTACTACACCCGCGGAGGCGCCCTGGAAGTTGGTCGCTCCAGCACCCTTGCCGTGGTTCACAGCAGCGTGGTTATTTTGTTGTTCAACCTAATTCTCACCCAGCTTCTTCTCTCATGA
- a CDS encoding mannose-1-phosphate guanylyltransferase, translating into MDKNHYCVIMAGGIGSRFWPLSKISKPKQFLDILGTGRTLLQSTYDRFREIFLPENIIIVTNISYRDFVFEQLPDIKPGQVLLEPMRKNTAPCIAYANYRISRMNPDAVVVVSPADHLILKQDVFLAEIRKALEAASSEKILLTLGIKPNRPETGYGYIQATMKDIPGRPGNFKKVKTFTEKPDIELARVFYESGEFYWNSGIFIWSLKAVMEAFAKHLPEMDALFAADMSVYGKPEEEKYVTDIYSVCTNISVDYGIMEKAEDVYVFYSDFGWSDLGTWGSLYEHSGHDVNGNMLKGKNVFAYDVRNSIINFPDDKIVVLHGLDDFIVVESGNILLVCRKEDEQRIKHFVNDVKIEKGEEYL; encoded by the coding sequence ATGGATAAAAATCATTATTGTGTTATCATGGCCGGAGGGATCGGTAGCAGATTCTGGCCGTTGAGCAAGATTTCCAAACCAAAACAGTTTCTTGATATACTGGGAACCGGAAGAACTCTCCTGCAATCAACGTATGACCGTTTCAGGGAAATATTCCTGCCCGAGAATATCATTATAGTTACTAATATAAGTTACAGGGATTTTGTGTTCGAGCAGTTGCCTGATATCAAACCCGGGCAGGTGCTTCTCGAGCCTATGCGGAAAAATACCGCACCATGTATTGCCTATGCTAATTACAGGATAAGCCGGATGAATCCGGATGCTGTTGTTGTTGTTTCACCTGCCGATCATCTTATTCTAAAACAGGATGTGTTCCTTGCCGAGATCAGGAAGGCGCTGGAAGCCGCATCTTCGGAGAAGATCCTGCTCACCCTGGGCATCAAGCCAAACAGGCCGGAGACGGGCTATGGCTATATACAGGCTACAATGAAGGATATACCCGGCCGGCCCGGCAATTTCAAAAAGGTAAAGACATTTACCGAGAAGCCCGATATTGAGCTTGCCAGGGTTTTTTACGAGAGTGGAGAGTTTTACTGGAACTCGGGCATCTTTATATGGTCGCTCAAAGCTGTTATGGAAGCATTCGCAAAACATCTGCCCGAGATGGATGCCCTTTTTGCTGCCGATATGAGTGTTTACGGTAAACCTGAAGAGGAGAAATACGTTACTGATATCTATTCGGTATGCACGAATATTTCGGTCGACTATGGCATTATGGAGAAGGCTGAGGATGTCTATGTTTTTTACTCTGATTTTGGCTGGTCTGACCTCGGTACCTGGGGATCTCTTTATGAACACTCCGGCCATGATGTAAACGGGAACATGCTAAAGGGTAAAAATGTATTTGCCTACGACGTAAGGAATTCAATAATCAATTTTCCCGACGACAAGATCGTTGTGCTGCACGGGCTGGATGATTTTATTGTTGTGGAGTCGGGCAATATACTCCTTGTTTGCAGGAAGGAGGATGAGCAGAGGATAAAGCACTTTGTGAATGATGTCAAAATAGAGAAAGGGGAGGAATACCTGTAG
- the gldN gene encoding gliding motility protein GldN produces the protein MKKLVIVLLIGAGIFMPGSFKLDAQDLTLGSIYEKENVPYRRPVPLPFLREADVVWSKMIWRMVDLREKVNHPLYFPTEPFGPRMSLIDVLMTGLENEEITAYTDEQFQVPRELEDVQRLLGAEDELRTVVDVDTGEEIVVEIEGEVRTDEVFRYLILEQWYFDRQHSRFDSRIIGLCPIRVFQRRTEDGELTDEQIMSDVFWVYYPEIRELLARHEVFFGNNDLASLSFDDLFLQRRFSGFIYRESNVYDNRRIEDYTMGRDALYEAARIHNMIFDFEQDLWEY, from the coding sequence ATGAAGAAGCTAGTTATAGTATTATTGATCGGAGCAGGGATTTTCATGCCGGGAAGCTTTAAGCTCGACGCCCAGGACCTGACTCTCGGAAGCATCTATGAAAAGGAGAATGTACCCTACCGCAGGCCTGTACCGCTGCCGTTCCTAAGAGAGGCCGATGTGGTATGGTCTAAGATGATTTGGAGGATGGTAGATCTGCGCGAAAAGGTTAACCACCCGCTGTACTTCCCGACCGAACCCTTCGGTCCGCGAATGAGCCTTATAGACGTGCTTATGACCGGATTAGAAAATGAGGAGATCACTGCCTACACCGACGAGCAGTTCCAGGTACCCCGTGAACTTGAGGATGTTCAAAGGTTGTTGGGGGCCGAAGATGAGCTCCGGACAGTTGTCGATGTGGATACCGGCGAAGAGATAGTAGTCGAGATCGAGGGTGAGGTACGTACCGATGAGGTTTTCAGATATCTTATCCTGGAACAATGGTACTTTGACAGGCAGCATTCCCGTTTCGATTCCAGGATAATAGGCCTCTGCCCTATACGTGTTTTCCAGAGAAGGACTGAGGACGGCGAACTTACCGACGAACAGATCATGTCTGATGTATTCTGGGTCTATTACCCTGAGATTCGCGAGCTGCTTGCCCGCCACGAGGTATTTTTCGGGAACAACGACCTGGCCAGCCTCTCCTTCGACGACCTGTTCCTTCAAAGGCGCTTCTCCGGTTTCATCTACAGGGAATCAAATGTCTACGACAACAGGAGGATAGAGGACTACACCATGGGAAGGGACGCTCTTTATGAAGCTGCCCGCATCCACAACATGATATTCGATTTTGAACAGGATCTTTGGGAATACTAG
- the gldM gene encoding gliding motility protein GldM: MAGGKETPRQKLIGMMYLVLMAMLALNVSVEVLDAFVVVDEGLTKTTENFTQQNEAIYREFARRMAENPVRVRPWKEQADEVKERADALFSEIQDLKHQIVFRAEGTNTDAIDDDGRIIGANIRAKENTNPPAQVMLFPEGNMVATQLKNSIAGFREFLTGIADPRDEGIIQAIETSLDTSDPPAREGATVSWERHHFYYMPTIAAITLMSKMQADVRNAEADMITYLLNQVDAGSFMFNALEATVIPRSNYVFRGDDFEASVFIAAFDTTQAPEILVGQYREIELEDGSIDYEIVGRADTLPVEQGKGIYRTRPATLGDQRWGGLIRLRAPDGSFISRPFESEYTVAESHLIVSPTAMNVFYTAIDNPVEISVPGLGADQITASINNGTLRRVRGSEYVVVPARTGTAQVSVTATIDGVTRSMGSRNFRVRSVPPPVATVAGQERGVIARGVLLAQTGVLAEMRDFDFDLTYTVTRFTVSTTIGGFLREEPSTSNRITDAQRELIRSASRGSRIFFDGIRAVGPGGEERPLPTISFTLD; the protein is encoded by the coding sequence ATGGCAGGTGGAAAAGAAACCCCGAGACAGAAACTGATAGGTATGATGTACCTGGTGCTTATGGCAATGCTGGCACTGAATGTATCAGTTGAAGTCCTTGATGCCTTTGTTGTTGTTGATGAGGGACTTACCAAGACCACCGAGAACTTCACCCAGCAAAATGAGGCTATATACCGCGAGTTTGCCCGGCGCATGGCTGAAAACCCGGTGCGTGTAAGACCATGGAAAGAGCAGGCTGACGAGGTTAAGGAAAGGGCAGATGCACTCTTTAGTGAGATCCAGGACCTTAAGCATCAGATAGTTTTCAGGGCCGAGGGGACCAACACCGATGCAATCGATGATGACGGCAGGATAATAGGAGCAAATATAAGGGCCAAGGAGAATACCAATCCCCCGGCCCAGGTAATGCTGTTTCCAGAGGGTAATATGGTGGCCACGCAACTCAAGAATTCGATAGCCGGTTTCAGGGAATTTCTGACTGGTATAGCCGACCCGAGAGATGAAGGCATAATCCAGGCGATTGAAACAAGCCTTGACACATCCGATCCCCCTGCCAGGGAAGGGGCAACAGTGAGCTGGGAAAGACACCACTTCTATTATATGCCGACAATAGCAGCAATTACCCTCATGTCAAAAATGCAGGCCGATGTAAGGAATGCCGAGGCCGACATGATTACTTACCTGCTTAACCAGGTGGATGCGGGGTCATTCATGTTCAACGCTCTTGAAGCCACAGTTATACCCCGGTCCAACTACGTGTTCAGGGGCGACGATTTTGAGGCAAGCGTATTCATTGCAGCCTTCGATACCACCCAGGCCCCGGAAATTCTTGTTGGCCAGTACCGGGAGATTGAGCTTGAGGACGGATCGATCGATTATGAGATCGTTGGACGGGCCGACACCCTTCCTGTTGAACAGGGCAAGGGCATATACCGCACCAGGCCGGCCACACTGGGTGATCAGCGGTGGGGGGGACTAATACGGCTGCGCGCACCTGACGGGTCATTCATCAGCAGGCCGTTCGAAAGCGAATATACCGTTGCCGAGTCCCATCTTATCGTATCGCCAACAGCAATGAACGTGTTCTATACAGCTATTGACAACCCGGTTGAGATCTCGGTTCCCGGACTGGGCGCTGATCAGATAACGGCATCCATCAACAACGGAACACTGAGGAGAGTCCGCGGAAGCGAATACGTTGTAGTGCCCGCCCGAACAGGAACCGCACAGGTGAGCGTAACTGCAACCATCGACGGGGTGACCAGGAGTATGGGGTCAAGGAACTTCCGTGTGAGGTCGGTTCCCCCGCCGGTCGCCACGGTGGCCGGGCAGGAAAGGGGTGTAATTGCCCGTGGTGTGCTTCTGGCACAAACCGGGGTGCTGGCCGAGATGAGGGACTTCGACTTTGACCTCACCTACACGGTGACAAGGTTTACCGTCTCAACAACAATAGGGGGCTTCCTGAGGGAAGAGCCATCCACCAGTAACCGTATAACCGATGCCCAGAGGGAGCTGATACGTTCAGCTTCAAGGGGCTCAAGGATATTCTTTGACGGCATCAGGGCCGTTGGCCCGGGCGGTGAAGAGAGGCCGTTGCCTACGATCAGTTTCACCCTTGATTAA
- the gldL gene encoding gliding motility protein GldL — MAKMYGIGASVVILGALFKIQHWPGAGVMLTVGLGAEAMIFFLSAFEPLHEEVDWTLVYPELAGMSEDPDELDAIPQRRGRAAEGYSGGGGGSTAALAKFDQMLESAQITPDLFERLGQGLKNLNTTTAKLSDISDATMATNEYVSNVKNAAISVNTLTESLDDSSRNLKGKVDILSDAYQKNSDLIENSTTQLVSSYDLLKESINTEHTTIMEGNKTIGEKLGAINKNLSALNAVYELQLQNNNDHLKDSQKLYTDFGKITDNLQSSVEETEKYKEEIGKLSQNLADLNSVYGNMLSAMSVVSRKK, encoded by the coding sequence ATGGCAAAGATGTATGGTATTGGTGCCTCCGTGGTTATTCTGGGAGCGCTCTTCAAGATCCAGCACTGGCCCGGAGCGGGCGTAATGCTTACAGTCGGCCTCGGGGCTGAAGCCATGATATTTTTCCTGTCAGCTTTCGAGCCACTGCACGAAGAGGTGGACTGGACCCTTGTCTATCCCGAACTCGCCGGAATGAGCGAAGATCCCGATGAACTTGATGCTATTCCCCAGAGAAGGGGAAGAGCTGCTGAAGGTTATTCCGGAGGTGGCGGCGGAAGTACTGCTGCACTTGCAAAGTTTGACCAGATGCTGGAGAGCGCCCAGATCACACCCGACCTGTTTGAAAGGCTGGGGCAGGGATTGAAGAACCTGAACACTACCACGGCAAAGCTGTCGGACATATCCGATGCCACGATGGCAACCAATGAGTATGTGTCGAATGTGAAGAATGCTGCCATTTCGGTCAATACCCTTACCGAATCTCTCGACGATTCCTCCCGCAACCTGAAAGGAAAGGTTGACATCCTTTCAGATGCCTATCAGAAAAATTCAGATCTGATCGAGAACTCAACAACCCAGCTCGTGAGTTCCTATGACCTGCTGAAAGAGTCGATCAATACCGAGCACACAACAATAATGGAGGGGAACAAGACGATAGGCGAAAAGCTCGGAGCCATAAACAAGAACCTGTCCGCCCTGAACGCGGTGTATGAGTTGCAGCTCCAGAATAATAACGACCACCTTAAGGATTCGCAAAAACTCTACACTGATTTCGGCAAGATAACCGACAACCTGCAGTCGTCGGTAGAGGAGACTGAAAAATACAAGGAAGAGATAGGCAAGCTTAGCCAGAACCTGGCAGACCTCAATTCAGTTTACGGTAACATGCTGTCGGCAATGAGCGTTGTGAGCAGAAAAAAGTAA
- a CDS encoding gliding motility-associated lipoprotein, protein MKRFFFLLVLAAVIFKGCGRAPSGELVGVQDRQRWHEPDPYGMVFIPQGHFMMGPNDEDVMFSQNAFSRTISVDAFWMDETEITNNKYRQFVYYVRDSMMRRMLGDYGFDDFLIMEDELGNEIDPPRLNWRPRIDMRDPEVVEALEEMYYPEQERFYRRKEIDTRKLIYEYFWVDYQQAARRSNRWNPETQQYEGVIYNQLGEEVPIVDRSSFVLRDQVNVYPDTLVWIHDFTYSYNEPMANMYFWHPSYDNYPVVGVTWKQAQAFSIWRTNYLNEHLLRRGQGFVQNYRLPLESEWEYAARGGIPLSMYPWGGPYTRNMEGCFLANFKPMRGNYTDDGWLYTAPVASFEPNDYGLYDMAGNVAEWTENAYDESFYTFSHDMNPNYTYNALPQDPPAMKRKVIRGGSWKDVAYYLQVSTRTYEYQDTAKSYIGFRNVRSYLGHSR, encoded by the coding sequence ATGAAGCGATTCTTTTTTCTATTAGTTCTTGCCGCGGTAATATTTAAAGGGTGCGGCAGAGCCCCGAGCGGAGAGCTCGTAGGGGTCCAGGACAGGCAGAGATGGCACGAACCCGATCCCTATGGGATGGTCTTCATACCACAGGGGCATTTTATGATGGGGCCGAACGATGAAGACGTCATGTTCTCACAGAATGCCTTCTCAAGGACCATATCGGTAGATGCATTCTGGATGGACGAAACCGAGATCACGAACAATAAGTACCGTCAGTTTGTCTATTATGTAAGGGACTCTATGATGAGAAGAATGCTTGGTGATTACGGTTTTGACGACTTCCTGATAATGGAGGATGAGCTGGGTAATGAGATAGACCCTCCCAGGCTTAACTGGCGTCCCCGTATAGATATGAGGGACCCCGAAGTTGTTGAGGCGCTGGAGGAGATGTACTATCCTGAGCAGGAGCGTTTCTACAGGAGAAAAGAGATCGACACAAGGAAACTGATCTATGAGTATTTCTGGGTTGACTACCAGCAGGCTGCCCGCAGGTCTAACCGCTGGAACCCTGAAACACAGCAATACGAGGGAGTTATATACAATCAGCTTGGAGAAGAGGTCCCTATAGTCGACCGTTCATCCTTCGTGCTGCGCGACCAGGTAAATGTATACCCCGACACCCTGGTCTGGATTCACGACTTTACATATTCATACAACGAACCAATGGCCAACATGTATTTCTGGCATCCCTCATACGACAACTATCCTGTTGTTGGTGTAACCTGGAAACAGGCGCAGGCTTTCAGCATCTGGCGCACAAATTATCTAAACGAACATCTGTTGCGGAGGGGACAGGGTTTTGTACAGAACTACAGGCTCCCCCTCGAATCTGAGTGGGAATATGCTGCCCGCGGAGGAATTCCCCTGTCAATGTACCCATGGGGAGGTCCCTACACCAGGAACATGGAGGGGTGCTTCCTTGCCAACTTCAAGCCTATGCGCGGCAACTACACCGATGACGGCTGGCTCTATACTGCACCGGTTGCCTCATTCGAGCCCAACGACTACGGGCTTTACGACATGGCGGGTAACGTTGCCGAATGGACAGAAAATGCCTATGACGAATCATTTTATACATTTTCGCACGACATGAATCCCAATTATACATATAACGCCCTTCCGCAGGATCCGCCGGCAATGAAAAGGAAGGTGATCAGGGGAGGTTCCTGGAAGGATGTGGCATATTACCTGCAGGTAAGCACACGCACCTACGAGTACCAGGACACTGCCAAATCATATATAGGGTTCAGGAATGTGCGTTCATACCTCGGGCATTCGAGATAA
- a CDS encoding type IX secretion system membrane protein PorP/SprF, giving the protein MKRIFGLIIFIVTVFPGNAQQDPQFSQSMYNIMMFNPGYVGSKNAICATAVNRQQWVGFEGAPVSSLFTVNSPFRLFGADHGAGLHILNDEAGFETNLSINASYAFRMNLGNGKLGIGFGLGVINSSLDADWFVPAGEDFTTPSADPSIPAGNETVLTVDFSGGLFYYDGDLYVGISSTHINEPAVEYTQSARPFRSRHYYLTAGYRLPMKNPSVSALPAVLLQTDGAIAQLNIGAIIDYNSRLWGGLFYRHGAAIVGIAGVELFNGINIGYSYDFSTTAIMRHNKGSHEFMLRYCFDLDMDRTPQRYRSIRIL; this is encoded by the coding sequence ATGAAGCGAATTTTTGGTCTGATCATTTTCATTGTGACGGTATTCCCGGGCAACGCCCAACAGGATCCGCAGTTCAGCCAAAGTATGTATAATATTATGATGTTCAATCCCGGATATGTAGGCAGCAAGAATGCGATCTGTGCAACAGCGGTCAACCGGCAGCAGTGGGTTGGATTCGAGGGTGCGCCGGTTTCATCGCTATTCACTGTCAATTCGCCTTTCAGGCTTTTCGGGGCCGACCACGGGGCTGGGCTTCATATATTGAACGATGAGGCAGGTTTTGAGACCAACCTCAGCATCAACGCCTCCTACGCTTTCAGGATGAATCTCGGCAACGGCAAGCTGGGCATAGGCTTTGGATTAGGGGTAATTAATTCATCGCTGGACGCGGACTGGTTTGTGCCGGCCGGCGAAGATTTCACCACCCCTTCGGCCGACCCTTCAATACCCGCAGGAAACGAGACAGTACTGACAGTTGACTTTTCAGGTGGACTGTTCTATTATGACGGCGATCTTTACGTTGGCATCTCATCAACACACATAAACGAGCCGGCTGTTGAGTATACCCAGAGCGCCCGTCCGTTCAGGAGCAGGCATTATTACCTTACCGCAGGGTACCGCCTGCCGATGAAAAACCCCTCAGTCAGCGCACTACCGGCCGTTCTTCTGCAGACCGACGGAGCAATTGCCCAGCTTAACATAGGGGCCATAATTGACTACAACAGCAGGCTTTGGGGCGGCCTTTTTTACCGTCATGGCGCTGCAATAGTCGGAATAGCAGGGGTCGAGCTGTTCAATGGCATAAACATAGGTTATTCATACGATTTCTCAACAACAGCAATAATGAGACACAACAAGGGTTCTCATGAATTTATGCTGAGATACTGTTTCGACCTTGACATGGACAGGACACCGCAACGGTACAGAAGCATAAGAATTTTGTAG